The Pieris rapae chromosome 11, ilPieRapa1.1, whole genome shotgun sequence nucleotide sequence tttccaaaGGTATAACCGAAAGTGGTTTTGCTTTATCTCATAAGGCTCTTGATAGAGATCCACTAAGGAGCGCTGACGGAAAGGTTAATATAAATGGCGGTATCCAGTCTATTATAACATCTGGGCGAGGAATCCATTTCAAACCTTGCATAGACAATAGTTTAATAACACATTCCTTTTGGGGTTTGCTGCAGACGCAAAAGATTGACATACCGCTAATGATAGGCTCTACTAACCAAGCTGGGATGGACTATGTAACTGACTTAAACGATATTGACATACAAGAGTTTCGAAATAATCTATCACTTATCTTACCAACCGATCTTAGGTTTGAAGGAAATCAAGAAAGGGAAGTTAttgaaaaagttaaaagtCAATACTTCGGTGATTGTgacatatcaataaatttattagaaaggATCTCTCTTTGCTTCACAGATTCGACTTACTTAAATCCAGGTATTCGCGAAGCGAGGCTTTTAACTAAAGCAGGTGGAACGGTTTATTTTTACGAATTCTCCTACACGGGAGACAAGCAGAATACTATTACAGGAGCACCAAAGGGAGATTCTCTGCGTTATATTTTTACTCAAAGTACTCAAGAGACACAAGAAGGAAATGTCAATGAAAACGAATCAACAGCAAATACAATTCGAACGCTTTGGACGAACTTCATTAAAAATGGGTATagtttaattcattatttattgttgtttggTAAATTGCGTATTTAAACcgtgtattttaaaaactgacaTTTCTTTTCAGAATTCCCTCAGCTTCAAACGTTGATTGGAAAGCCTTTGATGGAACCGAAGGGaatgaaaaatctttaatgaTAGGCGCTGAAATCAAATTAACCAACAGACTTCACGCCGAGAGGATGAAACTTTGGGATGAAATATACGAACGACACTTTGTTGAAACCAATCTTGGCTCCACTGTAAAATCTTCGATACTTGTTATCCTCATTAGTGTTGTCACATCATcgcattaataattttataaattaattcaattgaatatttaacctaataaataattattaacgagCATTGGTTGTTTTACTTAGCCTAGTGTGTGTTGAAACTatgattttgttattgtattgtacAATGTTTTGACAACTCACTTCATATACACTTCGACCTCAGTGGTCATTTTCTATTGCATATTCACTACTCTAGAAATGTTACTAGGAAAAATTATTGTAGTTATACTAATACAAGAACTTGTCATCGGGTATGTAGAGTTATTGGCGCGTCACTGGGATATCAAAACAACCCAGGGAATCGTGCGAGGGTATTACAAATCAAACCCATCGCATTTCGCATTTCTTGGAGTGCCTTACGCCCGCCCGCCCACTGGCTCCGACAGATTTAAGGTCAGCAAACTAATTTGTTAATGCCGAGCCCATATTGTTATCGAATTTGTGAGATGCGTCATGACAAATAGCAATGACTGAATTTTCTTTTtggtattacaaataaataaagtatgcTACATTAAATCTAGcatgtgattttaatttagaacgGGAAAAGTAAAATGTAGATACAGttctaaataagtaattaaaaataaccattAGGTTACAATTTGATTTAGATAAGTTTCTTGATTATGTATCTAATTAGAAGTGATATTGTTCCACTTAGCACGATGTTTACTCAGTtccaaatagttttttttgtaaaacatttttgaatgtttcaattaaacaatacacatcaatatttagtaatagatataataaatatcaaacacTGCGCACAGcgcaatataaattgtatacgGCGTAtagttttagtaaataattggcaaaaaaagcaaagaatgtatgaagaaaaattaataacatttacagGCACCTAAGCCTCCAGTGCAATGGGATGGTATCTTTGAAGctatatatagattaaaatgCCCACAAGATAATGAAAATGGAAGTGAAGATTGTttggtattaaatttttttataccagACAATCTAACTAACATGCCAGTACTAGTACATTTTCACGATGGATTCTTTCACAGTGGGTAATGTATCAAAATTAAGTgtctataattttaagaattatttagaaattgaATATTAGCAGATAACTTTGTAAGATCTAGATTCTGGCAAACTTTAAATCTTAAGAATTATAATACACtgtttttaacatatacaattttaaaattcaattctgttaatagttttctttaattttaggtGGGGATATCACCATCCACCACCATTTTTCATTGAACAAGGGATTATTGTTGTGACACTAAATTACCGAATAGGTGCTCCAGGTTTTCTCTGTCTGCAATCACCAGGAGTTCCTGGAAATGCAGGTTTAAAGGACCAAGCAGCCGCACTATACTGGATAcagagaaatataataaaatttaatggaaatcCTCAATACATCACTGTTTATGGAACCGGGAGTGGCTCAGTCTCTATTGAGATTCTTTTACTTTCAGGGATAGCTGATGGTTTATTTCAGAAAGCTATTTTAGAATCAGGGTCAGTTTTATCACCTTCATCTATAACATATAGTCCAATAGAAAATGCAATGAAAGCAGCACAAGAACTGGGTTATCAGGGAGataaaaacactaaaaacatggaaacattttttcaaacCATATCTGTaaggaatttttttaacataacttcaatATTTCTGCCCTGTATTGagaaaatttcattatattctCTTTTTAATGATGATCCTATggacttaataaaatttagaaaatcaGTACAAATaccattattaattgtttatagtgACACAAAAGAAATAGATGTGATTgataacaacaaaatatttcaaactatACCAGAAAATTTTGGCCACCTATTACCAAATAATTTAGCTATAGATACAACTGTTCAAGAAAAGGTTGCGAAACTAacaaaagctttttattttggtAATGTTCTCACAGAGGAAGATATAATTCAATGCTACAAAGAGTATGTAAACGATATTTTTATGGAATACCCAGTTGTGAAGTCAAGTGCTTTTTATGCATACAATAACAGCAAtccagtttttttaatgaaattctcaCATAGAGAATATGAGCAAGCTTTTACAGGCAATTatggaaatgttttaaaattagttttttcagACAAAGTTGACAATTCACATGATATTGGAAGCATTTTAAAGAATATGTggagtaattttattaaattaaggtaagctacaaatttaaagaaaaccatggataacatataacattatattgaaaaataatatgtattatgaatATTGTGATAAAAAACACTTTACCTCTAATTACCTATCTCTATTTTAGTGATCCTACACCAATGACCACATCTCTTATACCAGATGTGTGGATGCCGGTTGagccaaatattataatggatGAAAAAGTCAAGTACCACAAAATAAACTACTATGAATGTggtaaaaagaataaaaataagaaaataacaaCACAACAGTTCTATTTTTGGGAAcacatttatatgaaattctacaaaaattataaatatttatactagcTATAACATGGGGTTATAAAACGCATAATATGGGCATAGCTttctgattaaataaatttaaacaaaaatttacaaatctCATTAAAACACTCACTAAACAGTGATACAATTTTCATACAGATAGTTTGGACTGAATAACATAAATCACGTAGAatgatcatttataaataatgaaataaacaaaaatgtagaaTTCTATACTGGTGAACATTTGCGAACATGAGAACATCAACGTTAGAATGATATTTAACGatgaataaaaagaaaatatgaagaaatcaatatttgataatttacacTTAAGATGTAGTTTCATAcagttattattttcaatcaataCAAATCCATAAAATGGTCCACGAGAACTTAGTACGtcgtcaaaataaaatataccgtTACCTGGTCGATTGCCCGAAAACGGGAAAAAACTGTTCTGGCTTCGGATATTTAATTGTACCACTGTTTCATATCCTATTAACGTTTTAATTATCACTTTTCACTtactttttattgaatttatttttaatatcaacaaGTAAAATACCCAGACAAaacatgaaacattttatGGACTTGTGACTGTCAGATTCTAACAGTTTAATCAGTACTGACAATTGACGTGGTTGATTAATAAatgacaattataaaataaacacaatacagtgctcttaatttatttattctgtaataaaatatagttctaGATAATtcgataaattaaaacctCAAAACGTAATctagaaatgaaaaaaagcgcggaaaacttttttatgatattaatatGGTGTCTCAACTCTCAGGGGACACAATTTTGCCTGCCGGTGTTGCgtctaagtataaaaaaataaattaaatataaataataataataataatatttatttgcaagaatatgatacaataatgttttggtaatacaatataatgttCGCATATTCTTATACACATCCaatggcgtgcaaatttgtcttaacTTGAATTTAACATAGATATTACATATGAGTCATAATATAGTCAATCCTTGTAATATGTTATcactacataataaattattaaaatatatgattacgttatcaaattaaaattaattataataattcacgacaagtcaatatttaaaaactattgcattttttttacgatattgcattatttgtgaaattcattacttattaatttttttaactgaatTAAACGTTTATTATCGTAATTAcgctacaatttttatataacagtcGTGGTCAGCGACTTAGGTACACTTCGTATTCGTACATAAgcaagttaattaaatactttaataacttaacttaaacACTTATATACTGCTCAAAACAATTAGCGGaacaagattttaaagtagaactaaactttttacttaaggttttaattattactgtcTACTAGATAATGTTAAGGCATTGTCgaagcaaataaaaaacaaaagagcatCGGCGTTTTGGTTAGTAGTCCTATAATAAAGTGGCATTGTGTCTAGAAATACCTAAAAACAAAGTGACGTCTTTGAATTTTCATTACTTTCTAATCAcagaaaacacattttaagtagtttttttcaatcttttgagtattaatataaattgaagtGAGCCTTTTGAGTATTGTTATTCATTGAAGCGAGTGAGTTTAGGTCATAATGCCAGATCTGACTGAATTGCATGTCTCCCGAGCTATCGCTTTGCTTGAAGAGAGTCGAACTATGCGTTATGTAGAAAATGATCTAGGAGTAGCCCCTTCTGTTATCTACAGACTTTGGAAGCGATACCGTGAGACGGGAGAATACTCACGAAGGCGTGGTCAACGTCGAAAGAGAAAAACTACACGTTTGCAAGATCGCTACATCGTCAACTGTGCTTTACGTAACCGCACCACAACTGCAAGAGATCTACAAAATACACTAAGGACGGCTACAGGTGTAGAAATTTCCGACCAGACAGTAACACATTTTCAACACTTCCGTTTTCTCTGGTGTCTTTCCTAATATCTGGAAATTTGCCCATGTTATTCCTATTCCTAAAATCGCTAACCCAGTTACCTATTCTGATTTTCGACCTATTTCCATCCTTCCTTTCCTTTCTAAGGTTCTTGAACGTATTCTTCATCAGCAATTAGCTATCTTTCTCAACGAACACTCCCTTCTTAATTCAGTTCAATCCGGTTTTCGTCCTGGGCACAGTACAGCTACTGCTCTCACTAAGATTACAGATGACATAAGACGTGGCatggataataaaaaactcacAATACTTACCTTGCTTGACTTTAGTAATGCCTTTAATTCGGTAGACATTGATGTTCTTCTTGCTTTGCTGCGTTCTATTAATATGTCCCCTTCTGTGATTAATTGGTTTAAAAGCTATCGGAACGTCAGCaacgaattaaattaactgaaaGCTTTTCCTCTTGGTCTCATGTTTCTGCTGGCGTACCGCAGGGTGGTATCCTCTCTCCTCTTCTCTTTTCGCtctttataaattctattactAATCAACTTTCTTCCAACTCTCATCTTTATGCTGATGATCTTCAAATTTACAACCAGTCTACTTTTGATGAATTGCCGGCTGCTATTCTGACGGCAAACTTTGATTTAGACAAAGTTGTGAAATGGAGTAAATCGTATGGTCTTCAGATAAACCCTTATAAGAGCCAGTCTATTATCATCGGAAGTGCATCGTATATAATGAGAATAAATTGGTCAACTTTACCCCAGATTACTATAGATAGTACGGTTGTTCCGTTTTGCTCCACTGTTAGGAATTTGGGCATTACTTTGGATAAAACCCTGTCTTGGCAGCCCCAAATAAATGAAGTGAGCAGGAggattttttcttcttcccACGCACTTAATAGGTTACGCAATTTTTTGCCTATCTCAACTAAAATTTCTCTTGCTCACTCTCTTTTACTTTCTATTCTTGATTATGCTGATGTATGTTATCCTGATTTAACTGAGTTGCAGCTTGATAAGTTAGAGcgcttacaaaatgtttgcatCAGATTCATTTTTGGACTCCGTAAATTTGACCATATTTCGGAGTTCCGAAGAAAGCTCAATTGGCTACCCATTCGATTGCGGCGTAAGATGCGCATTTTACAACTTctctttaatattctttttaatcccAAAACCCCTAGTTActtaaagcaaaattttattttcctctcCGGCGGCAGTTTTGACTTACGTTCCTTAGACAACCTAATTCTTGAAACTCCTACGCATAAAACTGAACTCTATCACTCCTCCTTTACTGTGCAGAGTATCCTGCTATGGAATTCCCTACCAATCGATATTAGACGAGCGcaatctttaaatgtatttaaaaagcttctttttgatcattttcttTCTACCTCGTAATTCGTtctgcttatatatatttatttttataggttaacctttttatttgcttttaaatttttgtctataattatttttatttattattattgctattttttctttgattttgttttattatattcaattagttatagtaaGGCATGTtctaagtttaagtttttagtttttttgtttttttgttgcttttgttaattgattttttttgtactctaccctctgatggtttttctttaacgttgtgtttctcattagggttgcctggaagaaatcgcttgtaagcgataaggccgccctttgccttatatcttttgttactgttttttttatttttttgttatgtgtgtttttgtataaggcaataaaggattaataaataaataaataaataaataagaaatagatTGTTGGAAGCCAATTTGAGATCACGTCGACCAGTTCGGGCTGTGCGTCTAACAATTCAGCATAGACAAGCTCGCCGACAGTTCGCGCAAAATCACACTAATTGGCAACTTCGACATGGAGGCCAGTGCTTTTTACTGACGAATCACGATTTCGTCTAACACGTTGCGATGGTCGTCTCCATGTTTACAGACGCCCAGGCGAGCGATACAGTGCAGCAGCAGTCCaggaatataacaaatttggATGTGGCTCTGTGAGGGTTTGGGGCGGAGTTAGTTTGGACTAGCGCACAGATCTCGTCGTTGTTCCCGGGCGCTTGTGTGCTCAAACTTACATTGAAAATGTGCTCGAAGATCATGTTTGGCCCGCAGCATATGGTATGGGCCcagattttctttaaatgcaaGATAATGCCAGGCCGCATACTGCAGCCATCACGTCAGATTACTTACGACAGCAGGAAATCCGTGTAATGGTGTAATCCGTGTAGTGACCTTCCATGAGCCCTGAACTAAATCCAATTGAACACATTTGGGACTTCCTTGACAGGCGCATCCGGAGCGATTGTACCTCAAACACTGCAGCAGCTCACTGAAGCGTTGATTGAAGAATGGTAGCGAATTCCACAAGAAGATATTCGGAGGATCATACGAACCATGCCGCGTTGTTGTCAAGCCGTGATTAGGGCTCATGGAGGCCACACACGTTACTGAAAGTCACTAAAGACGAATATTCAAAcgatataagaatatttttttggtggACCTTTATTATCACCAATTAGTTTTTCGTCTACAAtgcacattttatattttttttaataaaaaaaatacaaattgaatttttttattaattgtagtaattaacaaattaacaaGGTAAAAAATAGCGtacaagttaatttaaatctaattatagTTTAAGCAATAGACAGGAGAAAAATCTTGTTCCGCTAATTGTTTTGAGCAGTATATAACTCTTTGACATGTGATCAAATTGGAAGGAGGTAATCACaaacagaaataatatttgcaatgaaccaaattttatagttagtacagtattataacaataataatgaataacaagactagttattaaatcttacatttagaaaCATACATGTAGAACATGTAGTtagtttaagtttaagtttaaaagagttagttagacaccaatagtaataattcttatctaaaaaatacaacgatttaaTCGTTAGCcttctttttcttgtatttaataacatctaaagtgatgttccccgcgttaatttcaaacttatgatctagGTACTCGCCCACGCTTTAAaagcaccttgcctttaaaaacctaatcaccttccccttgaaaaCATTACATGGCAGCGATCTATAACTtctaggaaggtgattaaatattcttacagACATGGCGTAacaatttttagaatataGCGTGGTGCAACATGCAGGCACCCGCAGCCGTGTTGGATCCCTCGGTATATGCAAGCAAGTTtctttatatgatttaaataattttggatGCTTGTTTACAGTCATAACTGCCTCAAAGATATACAAACTCGGTACTTTCAGAATACCGAGTTCGTGAAAAATCGGTCTacttactataattttttgtattccactgaaattcaataaacgaaatttttgtaattttgtatgtGGGTTTGACAGAAACTTCCGTGACAGATTCAATCTTATCTATCTTCTTTATtctttatcaaatatatatatagtaagaaattaacaaataaaattactaaaaataaccaaattaaattacacgaaattaaccacaatttcaacaacaatagtaacgtcctatatctagtgcgagcgtcgaagaagtgcgcccgaccatacagcgcgccgtgcttatatagcctaaaaaccagtttagttcagtataccccactgctacacgtcacttgactttttacagcttattcggcctctcctgacgacggtgcgtcctcgcccgtgtgatgataggcaggttggcatgttgaaacttgaaactgctgatgactcttgtatcacgtgcggtggttgtggtgaaggactatcgtcatcatcagcgccacctaaaaattacatgatttttgttattataacgttaaattaacataacttcatcGAAAGTAAGAGCGCATCCATTACTCTCGACACAAcattagttcatttttttttttttacatagcaagagcgtctccattgctatcaacagtaagagtgactccattactgtacatcacactaagcaagagcgactccattgctttaacagtaagagcgactccattactgtacatcacactaagcaagagcgactccattgctttaacagtaagagcgactccattactgtacatcacactcagcaagagcgactccattgctttaacagtaagagcgactccattactgtacatcacactaagcaagagcgactccattgctttaacagtaagagcgactccattactgtacatcacactaagcaagagcgactccattgcttttgatagtaagagcgactccattactgtacatcacactaagcaagagcgactccattgctttaacagtaagagcgactccattactgtacatcacactaagcaagagcgactccattgctttaacagtaagagcgactccattactgtacatcacactaagcaagagcgactccattgctttaacagtaagagcgactccattactgtacatcacactaagcaagagcgactccattgctttaacagtaagagcgactccattactgtacatcacactaagcaagagcgactccattgcttttgatagtaagagcgactccattactgtacatcacactaagcaagagcgactccattgctttaacagtaagagcgactccattactgtacatcacactaagcaagagcgactccattgctttaacagtaagagcgactccattactgtacatcacactaagcaagagcgactccattgctttaacagtaagagcgactccattactgtacatcacactaagcaagagcgactccattgctttaacagtaagagcgactccattactgtacatcacactaagcaagagcgactccattgcttttgatagtaagagcgactccattactatcacacaagactcccgcaggtctttaccaaaataggtactacctatatgataagcagttctaataaaatgacagttttcacaaacatttatcaacatacataagttttgaaaaggcaagtaaaaattacttactctcaaagaatgcggcacacacatcaggggtccattccccgcgccagggcaacatgtattccgcggcagctttaccataagaaccagcgactaattttagttcatatctgTCCTGCGACAACGTCGCTAAAACCACATATGGTCCGCGCATACAGGAGTCTAGCTTACCAACAGCTTGGCACAAATGCAAAATCGCCGCCATTGAAATGCACACCCTTGCGAGTCAACCTCGCAAAGCACGATGTCTTCATATCTTGACCATTGCTAATGACTCGGCATAGATACTCGATCTCCGTAGtctgaaagttacattttttttttaaattaatggaaaagCCTGCCTGGGTCCCTTACCCTTACCCCCATCTCTGACACATCATGTAATGTACCTAAACcctcttctattgttttactaggtaataatacgttatatacacaattacaacacacaagggctctgcctaatctatgtaaaatcgtaacgtatttgatataattcgttGATATACAACCTGTGCATTACCTAATTCTTATGGCATCTTTATGTACTCATAATGACCCTCAGGTGTTACGAATCTCGGGAGTggtgtcgatttttttatttaattttatctggtgAAAGCCAGTAGCCATATCAAGGCAAATATAATAGGTAGCTTTATCTAGCCAATCAATATTATGGTCCTCAATTAACGGAAGCGGGTATTCCAACTGTctttgagttttaagtttaaagtcgaCACAAAGCCTATCTGAATcgctttttttttacaaatctctatctctaattatttattgattcaacacatcttttatgatatctctaacgcgtaatttttcatcatacgacattttataagggcggtaaactataactaatttagcctaccgctcgactcggaacgctgtcgaacaaaacagtcctccgttttatgtcctaccttattacaaaatgtgcaaataattttgatgttaTAAAACTGCCTTTTATCTAaacttgaattgtttgtagattGAGTCTCTGGTGCGGTttcatacttagtttttttaggacacaaaatttgtatatgaccAATTTCCCTACATGAATCATGAACAGTTAATATTAGACTGAAAATTATCTCGTTTTCAGAAATTATCTCGCAAATTTGGCCTTTTAacgtgattttgtattatagagcGCGGTTCTAGGGGCTGGGTATATAATGAGAggaatttaactaagccttccGATGATAAATTAGCACAAGTCGCGGCGGCGCGAACTTGTGGGTCCTTAATACCCCGAATAACTACTGCGACAATTTACTTTTCACTCATTCCTCGTACAACACGCAATACATGAGATAACTATCAGAGTCTGTTGTCTCAACTATGATCATTACTAAGCCACTCATTTAGCCACACTTTAGCATCCCCTTTCAAACAATATCCAATCAGAGATAAGCACTCACGGTCATCCCAATAATTAGAAAACCGCGCAGAGTCTTCCTCCTCACAccatatatcgaaatatttgaaagacggatcaaaattagaaatataaatggagtTAGATCTTACCAGAATTGTGCTCAACGCACTTACTAGTTTGTCGGTCACCTGATTAAGTACCAGATCAGTGCTTGACTCGCATGCGCTGCTTGAACTTGGCACCGGAGCGTTCTCAGTACCATTGTGCGAACCGTCAGTACCAGGTGGTAACGAGTGTCGCTTAAGGAAGAAAGCAGCAAATCCGATGGTGTTGCGCATGTCGGTGCAAAGGGCCGACCCCCTCGCGGTGGTGTTGCTGAGCACAGTTGTGGTGACACCACTGGTGGACATAGCTCAGTCGCTTGCGTCGGTTGACGGTTTAATATCGACTGTAACGTTTCTTCAAGCCCAGAGACGGGCACACCGTCTTTTTTTTACGTGTTCACCGCCTAccctccattatttttattaaacgtatatcactcgcgtttcaaactgactaaaataaaaccacgtgggcgttaatttaaactaatcagaaatgagaacgaatcccactactgaagtaagaaattaacaaataaaattactaaaaataaccaaattaaattacacgaaattaaccacaatttcaacaacaatagtaacgtcctatatctagtgcgagcgtcgaagaagtgcgcccgaccatacagcgcgccgtgcttatatagcctgaaaaccagtttagttcagtataccccactgctacacgtcacttgactttttacagcttattatatataatgaaaatggtctTCGTTTGAGGCTCAATCACGCCTAAACCACTGATCGTATCGAAATTTTTCCTAGATGGTTTAcggctatttatttttcgaattctaacgtttcttcatttttttaatgctgttttacttttatgaacatttatcTCGTTAATTGCAAGCGTTTTCTCTTGGTTCTTTTGTTTCCATGGCAACGGAGTTTACTAAACGGATAATGTTCTTTTACATTCAGCTAAGAATTCCAATTTCTATAGTTACTCATCACGAAATCTCGGGAACTATAGGACTTAGAAATGTGAAACTTGGTAGGAATATTACTTTCGTTATGTAGAGGTCAACTAAAAAGAcggattttaagaaattcatcCCCCCAAGG carries:
- the LOC111003951 gene encoding para-nitrobenzyl esterase, whose amino-acid sequence is MIILLCLLIPACALSVENNVSGRQEVDPIITESGPVRGVALGQMDILQYFDIPYGQFDTNHPFQEPVKPEAWKTILSKDRHSSKCPQIQQNDEYIGNNDCLTLSVFAKTGVKDADVLFHIHDGNFETGSGDPEVYNPQQLVSEGIIVVLPNYRLGALGFMCWQNDTVPGNAGVKDLALALQWVKNNIKAFGGNTSNIVVSGVDTAGILVDYLILVNQTSKYISKGITESGFALSHKALDRDPLRSADGKVNINGGIQSIITSGRGIHFKPCIDNSLITHSFWGLLQTQKIDIPLMIGSTNQAGMDYVTDLNDIDIQEFRNNLSLILPTDLRFEGNQEREVIEKVKSQYFGDCDISINLLERISLCFTDSTYLNPGIREARLLTKAGGTVYFYEFSYTGDKQNTITGAPKGDSLRYIFTQSTQETQEGNVNENESTANTIRTLWTNFIKNGIPSASNVDWKAFDGTEGNEKSLMIGAEIKLTNRLHAERMKLWDEIYERHFVETNLGSTVKSSILVILISVVTSSH